CAAATGTTAAACACCAAACTATAGTGCAGAGTTGTGTGAATGAAGGTGTCATATCCTCCACTGCTTCAAACATTCACAGACAGGTTCAATTCCCTAATGGATTAGAGTCCAAGTTTGACACGCACACTAAACCATCAATGTGCTCACACACGAATTTCGGCATTAAACCTCAAAGCGGGACGCAAATCTACGCTGACACAGAGTCAGAATCCTCAACCTCGGATTCACGTTTGCATTTTGCTctggtaacacacacacataaactctCAGGGCCTCACAGTGAATCACGCCACGCATCAACACACACCGGCACTCTTTCGCCCGCCGACACACACAAGCAAGCTTCCCACACATCCACGCAGCGAACAAACACCAGTGGAACATCACTGCAGGGTATATCCACACATAAAGACGCACTGTCACATCCTTATCGGGAGTCAAAAAGCCAAAATGACACTCGCTTATTTTCACATGCCCCAGATATGTCAACCCATCACAAAGCAACACTTACAACGCAAATAATCAACCATCAGAACCTCTCAAAGGCATTTACCACCACTCAGACTGAGGTGGAGGTGCAATCATACACCAAAGAACGTTCTCAAACTAGCCCCGGGGTCAAAACAGCCTCGCGCGCTTTGTGCGTTCATTCGAAAACGCCACGTAGACAGACAGAGCCTACGGTTCTCAGACGCTCTGTCCTGAATCAGCTTAATAATGACACTCTTGAGTCCTCATTACTAGCCATCGCTTCCGCTAGGGCTTTTCCTCAAGCTAAAACACTCAATGGGAATGAGTTTAAGTCTTGGAGTGACACAGAGTCAAAGAAACAAACTCAAATTAAGTCAGCAGAACCAGAACGTCAAATGATCAATGGCTCACAACACTCGCTTCAGCCACCAAACAAACCACCTCCCTCTGTGAACCCTGCTTGTCGACCTCCCAAACCTTCTTCTGCACCTCCGAAAGCACCAACTTTTAAATTCATACAGAGGGGCAGTGAAAACAGAGGCCTGAATGTGGCCTCTAACCAAAATCCACCTCTGGCACCTTCAGGCAGTTTGCCTAACCAGTACTCACCGAATGACGGGAATCTCCAGAACTCAAAAACACAGATGGAATCTCATTCTGAAGCAATTGGGTCTGTCCCAAATGAACACTGTTCCCTAGCGCACGACCATCCGGGTTCTGTGGTCCGGTTGCTGCCAGCATCGCCTCACTGTGGCAGTCCACGGGACCCTAAGCATAGATTAGAGACAGTAGAGGCGAGTCTGCATTCCAACAAGGAAAGAATCACAACTCTTCTCAACTGTATCCAGGACCTGGAGATGAGCCACGCACTCAGCAAAGGGTGAGAGATTGAGTTATTCAAAGATTAATAGACAAGTGTGACCGGCGTGATGGATGTGTTAAAGGTAATTGTGAAAAATTCTCAGAGCGGAGCTGCAGGAAAAGAAGGTAGTTGTGGTTTAATTTGTTGTACATTTGGTTTTAGCTCCAAGCGGAGGTCAATAAGGGCTGTAAATGAGCtctaaatgcatttattaatgtgAGTGCAAGGCCAAAGGCATACTAAAACAATGctttttaaaatccttttcttTGCCTGTTTGCTACGTATGTAGTCGCCGATGTTTTCGGACTGGCCAAGACCTTAGTGACTGTTCCACCTGTCAGAAGACTGCATGTGCTGTCTACAGGTGAGAGTACCCAGTGAGACTATCAAccattttaaagggatattcTGCATTCACAGCATGTCGTAATTACCACAATTTTGAGATGACAACACATGGCGGTCTACTCGGAGCTGTACAAGTCGTTGGACTCGGAATTAGAGTATgcatttctatggcaacactatcaacgcctaaatgaatctgcagtTGGAGCTCTCAAAATTTTTTCACCTTACAAATTGTAATTGAGCTCAACAAGGACGTGAATGCATGGTGTAAACGCATCTATAGTTCCTCCAAaattgaaatttctgtcatcatttactcaccctcatgccattccaaacctgtaagacttctttcttctgtgaagcacaaaatagatattttgacaatttttttgtccataaaaGTGAatggggtccaatgttgtttggacTCCAACGTTCTTATTTTATCTTCTTTTGTAAAGGAATGTCACAAGATGGAATGTCATACAGGCTTGGAatatgtgggtgagtaaatgatgacagaagtttcatatTCCAGTTTGATACAATTAGATTCAAATTCTATTTATTTCCATagccacattttttttaaagaaaagaaatgcatatgcatttattaataatatttttataataatatttgcattattattaaagtATGGGTGTTGGGAGAAAATGAAAACTAATTTTACTtgcaattacacacacacaagcatatATTTGTACAGTATTTTATGTATACAGAATACATGTGTAATTCCAAATACAATTTGTgcttctatttattttattttatagctattatatattaaatataatgtgtCGCAGTCTCCTCAAAAAccatgaagcagcacaactgttattaacattgatagtaataagaaatgtttattgttaaGAAATGttaagcatcaaatcagcatattacagaaataaataacattaaatgcaTATGCATAATaagtagaaaacagttattttaaattgaaatagttcacaatattactgtttttattgtatttttgattaaataaatgcagccttgataagtcaaattaaacatttaaaaaaatcttactgactttTGAACACTACTGTAAATGTGTCCAATTTTTAAGGGGGAAAAATTATGAAGCATGAACTATGAGAAATAGAAGTAACTTGAAATGCTCTCATTTCTATAGCCCGACCTTTTCTCTTCTCTCTTTcccgctttttttttttttactcactcTTTGAGTTAGTGTGGAGTATGACTTCCGGCAACAGGAGAGAAGATTCAAGGAGCTCTTCCAGAGTCTTTGTCCACCATCCCCAGAGAGGAGAGAAGGATATGAAGAATCTCTTTCTTTACTCGCCTTACTCATTCAGAATCACAAATTACACCAGCTAAATGCCAACATTATGACCCGTAGTCAATCTGAGAGTCAAACCCAAAGTCAGCCTCAGATTATTTCTCAGATTCAGTGCCAGATTCAGGCTCATTCTCAAATTCAAACTCATTCTCAGTCACAGATTCAGTCTCTGCCTCAGGCTCAGCCACAGATCGTATCTCGGATTCAGCCTCACTCACAGATTCAGATTCCGCCTCCGATTCAATCTCAGAATCAGATTATATCTCAGATTAAGTCTCAGACTGAGATTATGCCTCCACTTCTGCCTCCGATTCAGATTATGCCTCAGATTCAATCTCAAGCTCACCCCGAGAATCAGTGCCTGTTCAAGGCCAAAATCAAGAGGAAGAAATTATGCAGGAAGCTGTTCGGCTGGCTGCCACACAAAGTCCAAAGGAAATGACTACATCATGCCAAGTATCTGATTTTCATGCATGACTCTCAACCCTCTGGTATGCGGAGTCACAACTCCTTTTGGTCGTAATGCAATCTGAAGTCTGACATATTTTGTGGAATGGAGCAATATTACATGGCATTCTGTGACTGTGAACTACCAAGgattttaaattatgaaaatagtTTTCCTTGGTGAATGCAATTGTACAagatttactttaaaaattcaTTCTAAATTCCCTACAGTTACAAGGAACATTATGCTTGCCTTGACTAAATATGAAGGGTTTTGCACTTAAGATGCTTTTTTGGGACATGACATGATGAGGATATACTTCACTTCCTTTTTGATCTTCCAAATGGACAGCTATCATCTGTTAAAGCCAGAGGACTGTGATGGGACTGACATATGGAGCTTCAATGGCTGAATTTTAGCTGAATAAATCACAGATTCAAGGTTATGCAACAAAGATGTTTTGTctcttttcttttaaatcaaGCCTCTCTTCCTCCCCACACATGCTCAAATATAAAAAGATGACTTTCACATGAAAGAACACAGTATGTTAACGGTGttaatttactgttttttttagtaAGATTGTTTGCAGTAGCAGtttaaatttcaatttttttggATATATTTCAATTATATTTATGATACACTTTATTCACAATTATTATATCCACatctatgtaaaaaaaaaaaaaaaattgtagctGTTGTTGTTTGTCTTTTGACAAAGATATCCTGTAAATTTAGTTTTAAGTTTCGTCATGTcatattcaatatatatatatatttttttttatcaattttactggcatctaatttcagttaaaaaataacatattagCTAATGGGAAGTACAAAATTAAACCAAATTCTCctgaaattaataatattacaattatgtattattatatatatatatatatatatatatatatatatatatatatatatgtgtgtgtgtgtgtgtgtgtgtgtgtgtgtgtgtgttttattttttcttgtttttattaaaagtgattCTTATATATACATTGTTACTTATTGTTAATATCTAGTGGGTTTATACTTTTTTGCGTTTTTCAAAAAAAGCATCATTAACAAACATTTTGACTGTAAGTTCATACGAGAAATTGTTGTTAGAATACAATGTTACAAATGTGTATCCAATCGTTTGTCCTGATACACAATGAGGAGAGACAGGCGGTTGGTCTGAAAGCAATCAGCTCCGCTCCTGGCACTCCCAAAGGGAAGTGGACGCATGCTTCAGGTCTCCAAAGCCCTAAACAATCTGTGGCCTAACAGGCTTTCTTAAAAGACTTTGAAAGTCAAACAATGTAGGAAGAGCGTGGCGAAGCATGAAGAACCTATGATGAATTAAAAGTTTGGCTGCCCAACACACTCATGGTTTTATATGTAGAAGCACACTCTTAAACAcaaatccactccagagctATTCATGCCCTGGTAGCTTCCTTTGATTAATAAGCTGTTGCCAGGGGCTATGCACTATTTTGGACTAGATTCTGCCTTAACTTAGTATCTAAAAAAACTGAATCTCTGCAGTGCGTGTAAAGTGACAGGAGCCCCAAATGTCAGCATCTCTCCACTGCACCGAGGGGTTGGGTTCTCTCGCCATGCCAAAGAGCAAGTGGACCTCACAGCCAGCCCTCGTCCAAGAGAGCGAGTGCCATTGTAATACACTCTTACAGGCCAGAGGCTTTGGAACAAAACAAACCAGAAAGGGCAGCATTGCTAAGCAATGCTAGATCAGATTAGGTCACTTTCATGATGTTGTATGATGCTAGTGAAGGTGAATATTTAATTTGCATATATAATGTATGGTgcagttttaaaaaatgaataattaactGTCTACTTTTAGTCTGTGGTGTGTTTAAAGGCCATGTAGCTGAGTGCTAATGCAAACCCTGATATATTTGAGACTAAAAAGTGTTtgatgggttagttcacccagaaattaaaattatgtcatttattactcaccctcaagtcgttcttttgttttgaatcagtggttcagagcgccaaagtcacatgatttcagcagtttgacatgcgatccaaaccactgattcgaaacaaaagattcaaagcagtgttttgaaatcgcccatcactagatattgttgaaaagtcgttatttagtttttttggcacacaaaaagttttctcgtcgctttatattattaatatagaaccactgtactcacattaactgttttaaatatgtttttagtacctttctgggcactgaaagtgtgaattaacttgctggcaatagagccatcggatttcatcaaaaaaagatcataatttgtattccgaagatgaacaaaggtcttatgggtgtagaatgacatgaggatgagtaattaatggcattattttcattttttttcccagatAATTCTAAAGGAAGAATTCCTATAGGAATTTCTATCATGAAGGTGTACTACAGCATGTGCTCTCTATCGACATCTTTGGttgaaacataaaattgctAGTTACTAGTGGAGGAGAAACTAACTGCTATTGTTCATGAGGTATGAATGTTGCATGTCATCATATCAAAACAGATTAACTACACCAAGATCAGTGATAGCAAGTGATAAGAAAATCCTATAAGATATATCCAAAGTAGCACAGTATCTGCACCatataaccttttttttttctttgtttacagACAAGATATAAATATGTAAGGATTAAGcctgatttttttcagaaacagaatatatatatatatatatatatatatatatatatatatatatatatatatatgtacaaaaaaacatgttgtgCATCAAATATGAACATCAAGTCTGCCTTTCTCTCTTCAGTTTTATTGTCTCTATATCTCTTTTTCTATATGCACTGTCCATTtctacacccccccccccccccccaccaccaccaccaccaccaccacaccCCACCCCCCCTCGCTCTCTGCTAATCTCAAAAGTAGAACAGCCC
This genomic stretch from Megalobrama amblycephala isolate DHTTF-2021 linkage group LG2, ASM1881202v1, whole genome shotgun sequence harbors:
- the LOC125259842 gene encoding uncharacterized protein LOC125259842 isoform X1; translation: MAKQCTIVVKYIDFYSSLPEPVILEMGRRAADHTTPVPVLGEPALVGTRVWRTVANGTSSMAALTLTHHCNVGVQTSPAMRNNQLQLDGKHRDACSNQSEKTVIMPPNGHIPNEAGKKEDNGKEKTRSIIIKRRSLETKMKKGVTFEGLERDICKSIREEVQCHNRPIRTSPPLRGVSNSRLKPRRNCHFTNGSVVDSEVMGGISSDISEGEESSTGQKKTLPLRSPPHRPPMTICSNCGGRQNPAPPGLHNQSRTITPPTSAGSLGLQSRHSSPLYPGRDVQKYTQIERHTDRSVTQSEQHPVSPNLHSYLNMNINKEWPLSLLPAQQSEASNLTNHHAVKRESTADTHINHTSRSSALNTHTLTVTVKEDRASTKVVNTVLNAHKPHNSCPRRPVSVNPPQTHKNSPTEKLAATQVTSTRIPYANTHFRSSHQPNPDEKQPNQENQAAPTHSEPTQPQNKPHIKPLQTTLKQQISPQTSTPQNSKPQNGDCSRLSQTSTLSKSPTCFHLHSNVKHQTIVQSCVNEGVISSTASNIHRQVQFPNGLESKFDTHTKPSMCSHTNFGIKPQSGTQIYADTESESSTSDSRLHFALVTHTHKLSGPHSESRHASTHTGTLSPADTHKQASHTSTQRTNTSGTSLQGISTHKDALSHPYRESKSQNDTRLFSHAPDMSTHHKATLTTQIINHQNLSKAFTTTQTEVEVQSYTKERSQTSPGVKTASRALCVHSKTPRRQTEPTVLRRSVLNQLNNDTLESSLLAIASARAFPQAKTLNGNEFKSWSDTESKKQTQIKSAEPERQMINGSQHSLQPPNKPPPSVNPACRPPKPSSAPPKAPTFKFIQRGSENRGLNVASNQNPPLAPSGSLPNQYSPNDGNLQNSKTQMESHSEAIGSVPNEHCSLAHDHPGSVVRLLPASPHCGSPRDPKHRLETVEASLHSNKERITTLLNCIQDLEMSHALSKGRRCFRTGQDLSDCSTCQKTACAVYSVEYDFRQQERRFKELFQSLCPPSPERREGYEESLSLLALLIQNHKLHQLNANIMTRSQSESQTQSQPQIISQIQCQIQAHSQIQTHSQSQIQSLPQAQPQIVSRIQPHSQIQIPPPIQSQNQIISQIKSQTEIMPPLLPPIQIMPQIQSQAHPENQCLFKAKIKRKKLCRKLFGWLPHKVQRK
- the LOC125259842 gene encoding uncharacterized protein LOC125259842 isoform X2 produces the protein MGRRAADHTTPVPVLGEPALVGTRVWRTVANGTSSMAALTLTHHCNVGVQTSPAMRNNQLQLDGKHRDACSNQSEKTVIMPPNGHIPNEAGKKEDNGKEKTRSIIIKRRSLETKMKKGVTFEGLERDICKSIREEVQCHNRPIRTSPPLRGVSNSRLKPRRNCHFTNGSVVDSEVMGGISSDISEGEESSTGQKKTLPLRSPPHRPPMTICSNCGGRQNPAPPGLHNQSRTITPPTSAGSLGLQSRHSSPLYPGRDVQKYTQIERHTDRSVTQSEQHPVSPNLHSYLNMNINKEWPLSLLPAQQSEASNLTNHHAVKRESTADTHINHTSRSSALNTHTLTVTVKEDRASTKVVNTVLNAHKPHNSCPRRPVSVNPPQTHKNSPTEKLAATQVTSTRIPYANTHFRSSHQPNPDEKQPNQENQAAPTHSEPTQPQNKPHIKPLQTTLKQQISPQTSTPQNSKPQNGDCSRLSQTSTLSKSPTCFHLHSNVKHQTIVQSCVNEGVISSTASNIHRQVQFPNGLESKFDTHTKPSMCSHTNFGIKPQSGTQIYADTESESSTSDSRLHFALVTHTHKLSGPHSESRHASTHTGTLSPADTHKQASHTSTQRTNTSGTSLQGISTHKDALSHPYRESKSQNDTRLFSHAPDMSTHHKATLTTQIINHQNLSKAFTTTQTEVEVQSYTKERSQTSPGVKTASRALCVHSKTPRRQTEPTVLRRSVLNQLNNDTLESSLLAIASARAFPQAKTLNGNEFKSWSDTESKKQTQIKSAEPERQMINGSQHSLQPPNKPPPSVNPACRPPKPSSAPPKAPTFKFIQRGSENRGLNVASNQNPPLAPSGSLPNQYSPNDGNLQNSKTQMESHSEAIGSVPNEHCSLAHDHPGSVVRLLPASPHCGSPRDPKHRLETVEASLHSNKERITTLLNCIQDLEMSHALSKGRRCFRTGQDLSDCSTCQKTACAVYSVEYDFRQQERRFKELFQSLCPPSPERREGYEESLSLLALLIQNHKLHQLNANIMTRSQSESQTQSQPQIISQIQCQIQAHSQIQTHSQSQIQSLPQAQPQIVSRIQPHSQIQIPPPIQSQNQIISQIKSQTEIMPPLLPPIQIMPQIQSQAHPENQCLFKAKIKRKKLCRKLFGWLPHKVQRK